The Rhododendron vialii isolate Sample 1 chromosome 5a, ASM3025357v1 genome contains a region encoding:
- the LOC131327463 gene encoding mitochondrial import inner membrane translocase subunit TIM17-2-like, translated as MGTQGRSREPIADNIVDDIGFAFSTGAVGGSAFHFIKGLCNSPGGHRLAGACQAVRMNAPRVGGSFAVWGGLFSAFGCTLDYARQREDPWNSIAGAGAATRSALAGGVLVALMEGSMIRLTSA; from the exons ATGGGAACCCAAGGAAGATCACGAGAACCCATCGCGGACAACATCGTCGACGACATCGGCTTCGCCTTCAGCACGGGCGCGGTTGGCGGCTCCGCCTTCCACTTCATCAAAGGCCTCTGCAACTCCCCCGGAGGCCACCGCCTCGCCGGCGCCTGCCAGGCCGTCCGCATGAACGCCCCACGCGTCGGCGGGAGCTTCGCCGTGTGGGGCGGCCTCTTCTCCGCCTTCGGCTGCACCCTGGACTACGCCCGTCAGAGGGAGGACCCGTGGAACTCCATCGCCGGCGCCGGCGCCGCCACCCGCTCCGCCCTCGCCGGCGGCGTGCTTGTTGCTTTAATGGAAGGAAGTATGATTAGGCTTACTAG TGCATAG
- the LOC131325455 gene encoding mitochondrial import inner membrane translocase subunit TIM17-2-like, producing MATPELPENSREPCPDRILDDVGGAFGMGAVGGSAFHFIKGLYNSPGGHRLSGAFQGVRMNAPRVGGSFAVWGGLFSTFDCTLVYARQKEDPWNSIVAGAATGGLLQVRQGLRASSRSALAGGVLLALIEGLGITFNKFMSGQQDMPVVIEDQIPDKSSETTSSSWFGGWFGGKKEEEAKGFKTEVLESFDSPVPPTFEFK from the coding sequence ATGGCAACCCCAGAATTGCCAGAAAACTCCCGAGAGCCCTGCCCGGACCGCATCCTTGACGACGTCGGTGGCGCCTTCGGCATGGGCGCGGTCGGCGGATCCGCCTTCCACTTCATCAAGGGCCTTTACAACTCTCCCGGAGGCCACCGCCTCTCCGGCGCCTTCCAGGGCGTCCGCATGAACGCCCCGCGCGTCGGCGGGAGCTTCGCCGTGTGGGGCGGCCTCTTCTCCACCTTCGACTGCACCCTGGTCTACGCCCGTCAGAAGGAGGACCCGTGGAACTCCATCGTCGCCGGGGCCGCAACCGGCGGACTCCTCCAGGTTCGCCAGGGCCTCCGCGCCTCCTCCCGCTCCGCCCTCGCCGGCGGCGTGCTTCTTGCTTTAATTGAAGGGCTTGGGATTACGTTTAATAAGTTTATGAGTGGGCAGCAGGATATGCCTGTTGTGATTGAGGATCAGATTCCTGATAAGTCCTCCGAAACGACGTCGTCGTCTTGGTTCGGCGGTTGGTTCGGTgggaagaaggaggaggaagcGAAAGGATTCAAGACGGAGGTGTTGGAGAGTTTCGATTCGCCGGTGCCGCCGACATTCGAGTTCAAGTGA
- the LOC131325454 gene encoding putative RING-H2 finger protein ATL19 gives MGYCKQFDELFEADSDHAAAVAAVAAGRYTFMCRQDDNAPLPPVPDWYDLFHVNVLAYYKNLENDVLVLRSDDSFHMPREFFLERRELLEIVFVSTLYYVDIPRAVVESIFDEVIRLACSMVLNDGNNVVHRQVLPMTVEIVISENEEEMSARTLRDSRVDEAFPFPLLPEMHHEAVGEWAISQVTGGLEKVALESCSVKPRCAICLDTILVGNRMPCSHIYHGYCIYRWLRKSNSCPLCHFAMLRN, from the exons ATGGGTTACTGCAAGCAATTCGATGAACTGTTCGAAGCCGATTCCG ATCATGCTGCTGCTGTGGCGGCGGTGGCTGCCGGGAGGTATACTTTTATGTGTAGGCAGGATGATAATGCTCCCCTTCCCCCTGTACCCGATTGGTATGATCTCTTTCATGTCAATGTATTGGCCTATTATAAAAACCTTGAGAACGATGTCCTGGTGCTGCGATCAGACGATAGTTTTCATATGCCTCGCGAATTTTTTCTGGAGAGAAGGGAATTGCTGGAGATTGTCTTTGTTTCCACCCTGTATTACGTTGATATACCGCGGGCTGTCGTGGAATCAATATTTGATGAGGTGATCAGATTGGCCTGTTCGATGGTGCTCAATGATGGTAACAATGTGGTGCACCGTCAGGTACTACCTATGACCGTGGAGATCGTAATCAGTGAGAACGAGGAGGAGATGAGTGCCAGGACTTTGCGCGATTCCAGAGTGGATGAggcctttccctttcccttgcTCCCTGAGATGCACCACGAGGCTGTCGGTGAGTGGGCTATTTCTCAAGTCACAGGAGGACTAGAGAAAGTGGCTCTTGAGTCCTGTTCGGTTAAACCACGATGTGCGATTTGCTTGGACACTATTTTGGTGGGGAATCGCATGCCGTGCTCTCATATCTATCATGGATACTGTATTTACCGATGGCTGAGGAAGAGCAACTCATGTCCCCTATGTCACTTTGCCATGCTGCGCAACTGA
- the LOC131325448 gene encoding uncharacterized protein LOC131325448 isoform X1 codes for METMSPLESLDAFVVSASRAFCSPLAIFIQIQGYFICLTLAFGWACAAYVRNREIRQMKDSMRHGNSFAFLSHDMKELEHTNQVNLPRVTVVMPLKGFGEHNLHNWRSQITSLYGGPLEFMFVVESTEDPAYYAVKRLLADYKDHVDAKIIVAGLSTTCSQKIHNQLIGVERMHKDSKYVLFLDDDVRLHPGSIGALTVEMEKNPEIFIQTGYPLDLPSGSLGSYCIYEYHMPCSMGFATGGRTFFLWGGCMMMHANDFRNDHHGVVSGLRDGGYSDDMTLAAIAGAHKRLITSPPVAVFPHPLASDLSFSRYWNYLRKQTFVLESYTTKVNWIMNRALFTTHCYLSWGFVAPYCLAIVHVAAALIIYSKEYSLEDTTFTSCGLLLAGGQAICTFIELLSMWNLTRIEVQLCNLLSPEAPPLSLASYNWCLVFIAMLVDNFLYPISAIRSHFSQSIDWSGIRYHLKDGKISMIDRSKVKGPKFTDLGGKHLYGKKGISPRASIVSALLRSLAHWRQPKKFDG; via the exons ATGGAGACAATGTCGCCCCTCGAATCCCTCGACGCCTTCGTCGTCTCCGCTAGCAGAGCCTTCTGTAGTCCTCTCGCCATTTTTATTCAGATCCAG GGATATTTTATCTGCTTAACTCTTGCTTTTGGGTGGGCTTGTGCTGCTTATGTCAG GAATCGAGAGATTAGACAGATGAAGGATAGTATGAGACATGGCAATAGCTTTGCGTTTCTTTCTCATGATATGAAAGAACTTGAGCACACTAATCAGGTCAATTTGCCAAGAGTAACTGTCGTAATGCCTCTGAAAGGCTTTGGGGAGCACAATCTACATAATTGGAGAAGTCAG ATCACGTCTCTATATGGTGGTCCTTTGGAATTTATGTTTGTGGTGGAAAGTACAGAAGATCCAGCTTACTATGCTGTAAAACGATTACTAGCAGACTATAAG GATCATGTTGATGCAAAGATTATTGTAGCTGGTTTGTCGACAACTTGTagtcaaaaaattcacaatcagTTG ATTGGGGTGGAGAGAATGCATAAAGACAGCAAGTATGTGTTATTCCTTGATGATGATGTTAGGCTGCATCCTGGGTCCATTGGAGCCCTCACTGTTGAGATGGAAAAGAACCCCGAG ATTTTTATTCAAACTGGATACCCTCTTGATTTGCCTTCAGGAAGTTTGGGAAGTTACTGCATTTACGAATACCATATG CCTTGTTCGATGGGGTTCGCTACTGGCGGGAGAACATTCTTTTTGTGGGGAGGTTGCATGATG ATGCATGCCAATGATTTTAGAAATGATCATCATGGGGTGGTTTCAGGACTTCGTGATGGGGGATATTCTGATGACATGACTCTTGCAGCAATAGCTg GGGCTCATAAGAGGCTAATTACATCACCACCAGTTGCTGTTTTTCCTCACCCCCTTGCAAGTGATCTCAGTTTCTCAAG ATACTGGAACTACTTGAGGAAACAAACATTTGTTCTGGAATCATACACCACAAAGGTTAACTGGATAATGAACCGTGCATTATTCACTACCCACTGCTATCTATCATGGGGGTTTGTAGCACCATATTGTCTGGCTATTGTTCATGTTGCAGCAGCTCTAATAATTTATTCTAAAGAATATTCACTCGAGGATACAACATTTACTTCTTGTG GGCTGTTACTAGCAGGCGGCCAAGCGATATGCACTTTTATTGAACTTCTCTCCATGTGGAATTTAACGAGGATAGAAGTTCAACTATGCAACTTGTTATCTCCAGAAGCGCCTCCACTGTCACTTGCTTCTTACAACTGGTGCCtt GTATTTATCGCGATGCTGGTGGATAACTTTCTATACCCTATCTCTGCAATCCGTTCTCATTTTTCTCAGTCCATCGATTGGTCTGGCATTCGATACCACTTGAAGGATGGGAAGATAAGCATG ATTGACAGAAGcaaggttaaaggtccaaaattcaCAGATTTAGGAGGAAAACATTTGTATGGGAAGAAAGGGATTTCACCCAGAGCCTCCATCGTCAGTGCTTTGTTGAGAAGTTTGGCCCATTGGCGCCAACCCAAGAAGTTCGATGGCTAG
- the LOC131325448 gene encoding uncharacterized protein LOC131325448 isoform X2, with the protein METMSPLESLDAFVVSASRAFCSPLAIFIQIQGYFICLTLAFGWACAAYVRNREIRQMKDSMRHGNSFAFLSHDMKELEHTNQVNLPRVTVVMPLKGFGEHNLHNWRSQITSLYGGPLEFMFVVESTEDPAYYAVKRLLADYKDHVDAKIIVAGLSTTCSQKIHNQLIGVERMHKDSKYVLFLDDDVRLHPGSIGALTVEMEKNPEIFIQTGYPLDLPSGSLGSYCIYEYHMPCSMGFATGGRTFFLWGGCMMMHANDFRNDHHGVVSGLRDGGYSDDMTLAAIAGAHKRLITSPPVAVFPHPLASDLSFSRYWNYLRKQTFVLESYTTKVNWIMNRALFTTHCYLSWGFVAPYCLAIVHVAAALIIYSKEYSLEDTTFTSCGLLLAGGQAICTFIELLSMWNLTRIEVQLCNLLSPEAPPLSLASYNWCLIDRSKVKGPKFTDLGGKHLYGKKGISPRASIVSALLRSLAHWRQPKKFDG; encoded by the exons ATGGAGACAATGTCGCCCCTCGAATCCCTCGACGCCTTCGTCGTCTCCGCTAGCAGAGCCTTCTGTAGTCCTCTCGCCATTTTTATTCAGATCCAG GGATATTTTATCTGCTTAACTCTTGCTTTTGGGTGGGCTTGTGCTGCTTATGTCAG GAATCGAGAGATTAGACAGATGAAGGATAGTATGAGACATGGCAATAGCTTTGCGTTTCTTTCTCATGATATGAAAGAACTTGAGCACACTAATCAGGTCAATTTGCCAAGAGTAACTGTCGTAATGCCTCTGAAAGGCTTTGGGGAGCACAATCTACATAATTGGAGAAGTCAG ATCACGTCTCTATATGGTGGTCCTTTGGAATTTATGTTTGTGGTGGAAAGTACAGAAGATCCAGCTTACTATGCTGTAAAACGATTACTAGCAGACTATAAG GATCATGTTGATGCAAAGATTATTGTAGCTGGTTTGTCGACAACTTGTagtcaaaaaattcacaatcagTTG ATTGGGGTGGAGAGAATGCATAAAGACAGCAAGTATGTGTTATTCCTTGATGATGATGTTAGGCTGCATCCTGGGTCCATTGGAGCCCTCACTGTTGAGATGGAAAAGAACCCCGAG ATTTTTATTCAAACTGGATACCCTCTTGATTTGCCTTCAGGAAGTTTGGGAAGTTACTGCATTTACGAATACCATATG CCTTGTTCGATGGGGTTCGCTACTGGCGGGAGAACATTCTTTTTGTGGGGAGGTTGCATGATG ATGCATGCCAATGATTTTAGAAATGATCATCATGGGGTGGTTTCAGGACTTCGTGATGGGGGATATTCTGATGACATGACTCTTGCAGCAATAGCTg GGGCTCATAAGAGGCTAATTACATCACCACCAGTTGCTGTTTTTCCTCACCCCCTTGCAAGTGATCTCAGTTTCTCAAG ATACTGGAACTACTTGAGGAAACAAACATTTGTTCTGGAATCATACACCACAAAGGTTAACTGGATAATGAACCGTGCATTATTCACTACCCACTGCTATCTATCATGGGGGTTTGTAGCACCATATTGTCTGGCTATTGTTCATGTTGCAGCAGCTCTAATAATTTATTCTAAAGAATATTCACTCGAGGATACAACATTTACTTCTTGTG GGCTGTTACTAGCAGGCGGCCAAGCGATATGCACTTTTATTGAACTTCTCTCCATGTGGAATTTAACGAGGATAGAAGTTCAACTATGCAACTTGTTATCTCCAGAAGCGCCTCCACTGTCACTTGCTTCTTACAACTGGTGCCtt ATTGACAGAAGcaaggttaaaggtccaaaattcaCAGATTTAGGAGGAAAACATTTGTATGGGAAGAAAGGGATTTCACCCAGAGCCTCCATCGTCAGTGCTTTGTTGAGAAGTTTGGCCCATTGGCGCCAACCCAAGAAGTTCGATGGCTAG
- the LOC131325458 gene encoding cytochrome B5-like protein, which yields MVIVVVTVLLGVLLGALFLIPRQLKSDPSKKSQLYANAKASKLYAKAEVSFHNKRTDCWIIIKDKVYDVTSYVEEHPGGDAILAHAGDDSTEGFYGPQHATRVFDMIDDFYIGDLEKI from the exons ATGGTGATAGTAGTTGTGACAGTGTTGTTGGGTGTCCTTTTGGGTGCTCTATTTTTGATCCCTCGGCAGCTTAAATCTG ATCCTAGCAAAAAGTCTCAGCTATATGCAAACGCCAAG GCATCCAAATTATACGCCAAAGCTGAAGTGTCTTTCCACAACAAGCGGACGGATTGTTGGATCATCATCAAAGATAAG GTATATGATGTTACCTCATATGTGGAGGAACACCCTGGTGGTGATGCCATCCTGGCACATGCTGGAGATGATTCGACTGAAGGGTTTTATGG TCCGCAGCATGCTACCCGAGTCTTTGATATGATTGACGATTTTTACATTGGAGATTTGGAGAAGATTTAA